A genomic region of Planococcus kocurii contains the following coding sequences:
- the trxB gene encoding thioredoxin-disulfide reductase — MTEATTIFDVIIIGAGPAGMTAAVYTSRANLTTLMLERGIPGGQMANTEEIENYPGFSHILGPDISTKMFEHAKKFGAEYAYGDVTEIIDGEEYKTIKAGSKEYKARAIIVTTGAEYKKMGIPGENELGGRGVSYCAVCDGAFFKQKELVVVGGGDSAVEEGVYLTRFASKVTIVHRRDELRAQKILQDRAFANDKIDFIWSNTVKEIHDDGNGKVGAVTLVSTEDGSEKEFKADGVFIYIGMLPLTKPFAELGILNKDGYIVTNDKMETTVPGIYAAGDVREKTLRQVVTATGDGSIAAQAAQHYIEELVEKISMKAQA; from the coding sequence ATGACTGAAGCAACTACAATTTTTGATGTAATTATTATCGGAGCAGGACCAGCAGGCATGACAGCCGCTGTTTATACATCTCGCGCGAACTTAACAACATTGATGCTAGAACGCGGTATTCCAGGTGGTCAAATGGCCAATACGGAAGAAATTGAAAACTATCCAGGATTTTCACACATTTTAGGACCAGACATTTCAACAAAAATGTTTGAACACGCAAAAAAATTCGGTGCAGAATATGCATACGGTGACGTAACCGAAATTATTGATGGCGAAGAATACAAAACCATTAAAGCCGGATCTAAAGAGTACAAAGCACGTGCAATTATTGTGACGACCGGTGCTGAGTATAAGAAAATGGGGATTCCAGGTGAAAATGAACTAGGAGGCCGTGGTGTCAGTTATTGTGCAGTATGTGATGGAGCTTTCTTTAAACAAAAAGAACTTGTCGTAGTTGGCGGTGGTGATTCAGCGGTTGAAGAAGGTGTTTACTTGACTCGTTTCGCGAGTAAAGTAACAATCGTCCACAGACGTGACGAATTACGTGCACAAAAAATTCTTCAAGATCGTGCTTTTGCAAATGATAAAATTGACTTTATCTGGAGCAATACAGTTAAAGAAATTCACGATGATGGCAATGGCAAAGTAGGTGCAGTTACGCTGGTGTCTACTGAAGATGGTTCTGAAAAAGAATTTAAAGCAGATGGTGTCTTTATCTATATCGGCATGCTTCCTTTAACAAAACCATTTGCTGAGTTGGGCATTTTGAATAAGGACGGATATATTGTAACGAACGACAAAATGGAAACGACTGTTCCAGGGATTTATGCAGCAGGCGATGTTCGTGAAAAAACATTGCGTCAAGTAGTTACTGCGACAGGCGATGGCAGTATTGCCGCACAAGCAGCTCAACACTATATTGAAGAGTTAGTAGAGAAAATTAGCATGAAAGCACAAGCTTAA
- a CDS encoding tetratricopeptide repeat protein translates to MENKKINTKNVLSFIPTGEFYYRKALKELQRENYSKAHKYLRRASELSPKDPLILTQYGIVLMEIQEFEQAMDVLHTAHELDSKEPDILYFLAEVHAHMGLFWDARKFAKKYLVYETQGKYASEAMGIIDFAEQEDWQNFDEDGDLQDSEHHYRQEKARRMMEQGDFTGAIELLEKLIEGKPDFWGACNNLALAYFYIGEAEMAKALLYDVLRRNTGNLHALCNLAVFHYYEKNAELDDVLDLLKKIQPYVFEHRYKLGATFALVGKYKEAYRWLKSLQKKGFEGDAAFYFWLSHAAYHSGHEDASRQAWDQLKKMDPDKDGYAPWNEHSEMPHVDALEHDRDYLVGKLDHQKKSERLFGLFLLGKSAHKQEIISHPNWLASDQPSVLETFVLGYALGHPFKESVPAEKAFMRAMEAAELLYGSYGMVKKQQEELFQLWFLLLEKGFSRNYAFKNPAALAAAAEYMIHSSKNEKTTKKELADQFGISVATLTKYSKELTVFLPHIES, encoded by the coding sequence TTGGAGAATAAAAAAATAAATACTAAAAACGTATTGTCGTTTATTCCGACAGGAGAATTCTATTACAGAAAAGCGTTGAAAGAGCTTCAGCGTGAAAATTACTCAAAAGCACATAAGTATTTGCGTCGTGCTTCAGAGTTGAGTCCGAAAGATCCGCTCATTTTGACGCAATACGGAATTGTGCTAATGGAAATACAAGAGTTTGAGCAGGCAATGGATGTGCTGCATACAGCACATGAACTAGACTCAAAAGAACCCGACATTCTGTATTTTCTTGCTGAAGTCCATGCACATATGGGCTTGTTTTGGGATGCTCGAAAATTTGCTAAAAAGTACTTGGTTTATGAAACACAAGGGAAATATGCATCTGAAGCAATGGGAATTATTGATTTTGCCGAGCAAGAAGATTGGCAAAATTTTGATGAGGACGGGGACTTGCAGGACAGCGAACACCATTACCGACAGGAAAAAGCACGTCGAATGATGGAGCAAGGTGATTTTACCGGTGCTATTGAATTGCTTGAAAAGTTAATTGAAGGAAAGCCGGATTTTTGGGGAGCTTGCAATAACTTAGCTTTGGCTTACTTTTATATCGGAGAAGCAGAAATGGCGAAAGCGCTGCTTTACGATGTACTGCGGAGAAATACTGGCAATTTGCACGCTTTGTGTAATTTAGCAGTCTTTCATTACTATGAAAAAAACGCAGAATTGGATGATGTACTCGATTTGCTAAAAAAAATACAACCTTATGTATTTGAGCATCGCTATAAACTAGGTGCGACTTTTGCATTGGTTGGTAAATACAAAGAAGCTTATCGCTGGCTCAAAAGTTTGCAGAAAAAAGGCTTTGAAGGTGATGCAGCGTTTTACTTTTGGTTATCGCATGCTGCGTATCATTCAGGCCATGAAGACGCGTCAAGACAAGCTTGGGATCAATTGAAAAAAATGGACCCAGATAAAGACGGTTATGCGCCATGGAACGAGCATTCAGAAATGCCGCACGTCGATGCGCTTGAGCATGATCGAGATTATTTGGTTGGAAAACTGGATCACCAAAAGAAAAGTGAACGGTTATTCGGCTTGTTTTTGTTAGGCAAATCAGCACATAAGCAAGAAATTATTTCACACCCAAATTGGTTGGCATCTGATCAGCCTTCTGTTTTGGAAACTTTTGTTTTGGGTTATGCACTTGGTCATCCTTTCAAAGAAAGCGTTCCGGCTGAAAAGGCTTTTATGCGTGCGATGGAAGCAGCAGAACTTCTTTATGGCTCATATGGAATGGTGAAAAAACAGCAAGAAGAACTCTTTCAACTGTGGTTTTTACTGCTAGAAAAAGGCTTTAGCAGGAACTATGCATTCAAAAATCCCGCGGCTCTTGCTGCGGCTGCAGAATATATGATTCACTCTTCTAAAAATGAAAAAACCACAAAAAAAGAACTGGCGGATCAATTTGGTATATCGGTTGCTACGTTGACAAAATACAGTAAAGAACTAACTGTTTTCTTACCACACATCGAATCATAG
- the hisIE gene encoding bifunctional phosphoribosyl-AMP cyclohydrolase/phosphoribosyl-ATP diphosphatase HisIE produces the protein MTTIQYDPSGLIPVIIQNAETKEVLTLAYANEEAVQKTMATNETWLYSRSRSELWNKGATSGNTQKVTAVRLDCDGDSLIYEVIPNGPACHTGKDSCFFETIHGERNESPGDMFAQLTALIEAREKEMPEGAYTTYLFEEGIDKICKKVGEEAAEVIIAAKNRDAEELSMETADLLYHVLVLLQEQKVNFNKVTNVLKERHETKATSK, from the coding sequence ATGACAACCATACAATATGATCCAAGCGGGCTGATTCCCGTGATAATCCAGAATGCCGAAACAAAAGAAGTGTTAACTTTGGCTTATGCCAACGAAGAAGCCGTCCAAAAAACAATGGCTACAAATGAAACGTGGCTTTACTCAAGAAGCCGTAGTGAATTGTGGAACAAAGGTGCGACGAGTGGTAACACTCAAAAAGTGACGGCTGTGCGATTAGATTGCGACGGCGATTCGCTAATTTATGAAGTAATTCCAAATGGACCCGCTTGTCATACGGGTAAGGATAGCTGCTTTTTTGAAACCATTCATGGTGAGCGCAATGAATCTCCAGGCGATATGTTCGCACAATTGACCGCGTTAATCGAAGCGCGTGAAAAAGAAATGCCTGAAGGTGCGTATACGACTTATCTGTTTGAAGAAGGCATAGATAAAATTTGTAAAAAAGTAGGCGAAGAAGCAGCTGAAGTGATTATCGCAGCCAAAAATCGTGACGCTGAAGAGCTATCAATGGAAACAGCCGATTTGTTGTATCATGTGTTGGTGCTTTTACAAGAACAAAAGGTAAACTTTAACAAAGTGACCAATGTATTAAAAGAACGTCATGAAACAAAAGCGACAAGTAAATAA
- the hisF gene encoding imidazole glycerol phosphate synthase subunit HisF, producing the protein MLTKRIIPCLDVKEGRVVKGVSFVSLRDAGDPVELARFYDEQGADELVFLDISASHEGKETMVEVVKIVATELSIPFTVGGGIRSLDDMKRLLRAGADKVSLNTAALDRPELIKEGADFFGSQCIVVAIDAKKNGDSWDVYTHGGRNKTDWDAVEWAKRSVELGAGELLLTSMDKDGSKDGFDLELTQAVREAVEVPVIASGGAGNKEHFSEVFKMVDADAALAASIFHYKETSVDEVKQYLRKEGVNVR; encoded by the coding sequence ATGTTGACAAAACGCATTATTCCCTGTCTTGATGTAAAAGAAGGACGTGTCGTCAAAGGCGTTAGTTTCGTTTCGCTGCGTGATGCGGGAGATCCTGTTGAATTGGCTCGTTTTTATGATGAGCAAGGGGCGGATGAATTGGTGTTTTTGGACATTTCGGCTTCTCACGAAGGCAAGGAAACGATGGTCGAAGTCGTGAAAATTGTTGCAACAGAACTGTCGATTCCGTTTACAGTAGGTGGCGGTATTCGCAGTCTTGATGACATGAAACGTTTGTTGCGCGCCGGAGCTGATAAAGTCTCTTTAAACACAGCTGCCCTTGACCGTCCTGAGTTGATCAAAGAAGGCGCAGACTTTTTTGGTTCTCAATGTATTGTCGTAGCAATTGATGCTAAGAAAAATGGTGATAGCTGGGACGTTTACACACATGGTGGTCGCAACAAAACTGATTGGGACGCAGTTGAATGGGCAAAAAGAAGTGTTGAGCTTGGAGCTGGTGAACTGTTGTTGACGAGCATGGACAAAGACGGCTCGAAAGACGGTTTTGATTTGGAATTAACACAAGCTGTACGCGAAGCGGTAGAAGTACCGGTCATTGCCAGTGGTGGAGCAGGAAACAAAGAACATTTTAGCGAAGTCTTTAAAATGGTGGATGCTGATGCTGCTTTAGCGGCCTCTATTTTCCATTACAAAGAAACCAGTGTAGATGAGGTCAAGCAATATTTACGGAAAGAGGGAGTGAACGTCCGATGA
- the hisA gene encoding 1-(5-phosphoribosyl)-5-[(5-phosphoribosylamino)methylideneamino]imidazole-4-carboxamide isomerase codes for MSKFQIYPAIDLRDGKCVRLFQGDYTQETIYGDSPVEMARKFVEAGAEWIHMVDLDGAKDGIRINDQVVIEAAKLGAKVQVGGGIRTREDIQHYLSNGVARVIIGSLAIRNPELAVSFIEEFGADQIVIGIDAKNGMAATEGWIETSGQAATEVADYFAQKGAKHFIYTDIATDGTLAGPNITANKSLVGAESAQVIVSGGIGSLEDVRNVKEASAQSNIAGVIIGKALYEKRFTLEEVLSC; via the coding sequence ATGTCTAAGTTTCAAATCTATCCTGCGATTGATTTAAGGGATGGCAAATGTGTACGCCTATTTCAAGGAGATTATACTCAGGAAACCATCTACGGAGATTCACCAGTCGAAATGGCTCGGAAATTCGTAGAAGCTGGTGCAGAGTGGATACATATGGTCGACTTAGACGGTGCCAAAGACGGCATCCGCATTAACGATCAAGTGGTCATTGAAGCCGCAAAGCTCGGTGCTAAAGTACAAGTCGGCGGAGGCATTCGAACTCGTGAAGATATCCAGCATTATTTATCAAATGGTGTAGCACGTGTCATTATCGGCAGCCTAGCAATCCGTAATCCGGAACTTGCTGTATCGTTTATTGAAGAATTTGGAGCCGACCAAATTGTGATCGGTATTGATGCGAAAAATGGCATGGCTGCAACAGAGGGCTGGATCGAGACATCTGGACAAGCAGCGACAGAAGTAGCGGATTATTTCGCGCAAAAAGGTGCAAAACATTTTATCTATACAGATATTGCAACAGACGGCACGCTCGCAGGACCAAATATTACCGCCAATAAATCGTTGGTGGGTGCTGAATCAGCACAAGTCATTGTTTCAGGTGGCATTGGTTCGCTAGAAGATGTACGAAATGTTAAAGAAGCATCTGCGCAAAGTAACATCGCAGGTGTTATTATAGGGAAAGCACTTTATGAAAAACGTTTTACGCTGGAGGAGGTTTTGTCATGTTGA
- the hisH gene encoding imidazole glycerol phosphate synthase subunit HisH: MIIGIIDYGMGNLFSVEQALKKLECTVIVSDDPAVLLEAEGILLPGVGAFPDAMELLNDKGLSGFIQSLPEKNIPLLGICLGMQLLYEDSSEVKPTKGLGLLTGQIRRFEKGTYRIPHMGWNRLEFSHMPYWLEDVLSDTHVYFVHSFLAINTKQQEVLATASYGGLNVPGVVGTGLITGMQFHPEKSGDFGHYLLEQWISNVRRNLHV, translated from the coding sequence ATGATCATTGGCATTATTGATTACGGCATGGGCAACTTATTCAGTGTCGAGCAAGCGTTAAAAAAGCTGGAATGTACAGTGATTGTATCCGATGACCCTGCGGTGCTGCTCGAAGCAGAAGGGATTTTGCTGCCAGGAGTCGGTGCTTTTCCAGATGCTATGGAGTTGTTAAATGACAAAGGACTTTCAGGATTTATCCAATCATTGCCAGAAAAAAATATTCCGCTTCTTGGAATTTGTCTCGGTATGCAGTTGTTATATGAAGATAGTTCGGAAGTGAAACCGACAAAAGGTTTGGGGTTACTGACAGGACAAATTCGTCGTTTTGAAAAAGGCACATACCGAATTCCTCATATGGGCTGGAACCGTTTGGAATTTTCGCATATGCCGTATTGGTTAGAGGATGTATTAAGTGATACGCACGTGTACTTTGTACATTCTTTTTTAGCGATAAATACAAAGCAGCAAGAAGTTTTAGCTACAGCAAGCTACGGAGGCCTCAACGTTCCGGGAGTAGTCGGGACAGGTTTGATAACGGGTATGCAATTCCATCCAGAAAAATCAGGTGATTTTGGCCATTATTTATTAGAACAATGGATTTCAAATGTTAGGAGGAACCTACATGTCTAA
- the hisB gene encoding imidazoleglycerol-phosphate dehydratase HisB, with the protein MRKAEIKRNTNETKVAIKFFLDGEGKSVIDTGVPFMDHMLDLFIKHGLFDGDITADGDTHIDDHHTTEDIGIVLGQAVKEALGDKKGIRRYGNAFVPMDDALAQVIIDCSNRPHLEFRSQPLTEKVGTFDTELIQEFLWKFALESRMNVHVIVHYGKNTHHIIEAIFKALARALDEATMIDPRVKGVPSTKGLLT; encoded by the coding sequence ATGAGAAAAGCTGAAATCAAACGCAATACCAATGAAACCAAAGTAGCCATCAAATTTTTCTTAGATGGTGAAGGGAAATCGGTAATTGATACAGGTGTTCCATTTATGGATCATATGCTGGATTTGTTTATTAAACATGGCTTATTTGATGGCGATATTACGGCAGATGGCGATACGCACATCGATGACCACCACACTACTGAAGATATTGGCATTGTTTTAGGTCAAGCTGTTAAAGAAGCACTTGGCGATAAAAAAGGCATACGTCGCTACGGCAACGCATTTGTACCAATGGATGATGCGTTAGCTCAAGTAATTATTGATTGTTCAAATCGCCCACATCTGGAATTCCGTAGTCAGCCGCTGACTGAAAAAGTAGGAACGTTTGATACGGAATTGATCCAGGAATTCCTTTGGAAATTTGCGCTAGAATCAAGGATGAACGTCCACGTTATCGTTCATTACGGAAAAAATACGCACCATATTATCGAAGCAATCTTTAAAGCGCTAGCACGTGCGCTTGATGAAGCGACGATGATTGATCCACGAGTTAAAGGTGTACCATCAACAAAGGGGTTGCTCACATGA
- the hisD gene encoding histidinol dehydrogenase: protein MKVTRLSSGISIRRTIAEGTEQQVTAVKAIIQEVKDHGDRAMFRFTEKWDGAKLTSLRVTEEEISQAVDRFDPQLLTDLTEAAANIRKYHESQQQQGYRLDNDDGSYVAQRVTAIESAGLYVPGGTAAYPSSVLMNVIPAQVAGVSRIVLISPPSKDGTLSDGVLASAHILGITEVYKSGGAQAIAALAYGTESIAPVDKITGPGNIFVALAKREVNGDVAIDMIAGPSEIAIIADDSAYADEVAADLLSQAEHDPMASAVLLTTSEQLADAVSKEVKRQLANLPRQAIASPAMINHSMIYLGQTVEELITAANQLAPEHLEIMTEDAESVAEKIRHAGAIFIGRFSSEPIGDYFAGTNHVLPTNSTARFSSALSVYDFIKRTSIIRYSEQAWQNNKEKIARLARLEGLEGHARAVESRSWEKGNRL from the coding sequence ATGAAAGTGACTCGTTTATCTTCAGGAATTTCCATCAGAAGAACGATTGCAGAAGGCACGGAACAGCAAGTTACAGCGGTAAAAGCGATTATTCAAGAAGTGAAAGATCACGGGGACAGAGCGATGTTTCGCTTTACAGAAAAATGGGATGGTGCTAAATTAACCTCTTTACGTGTGACAGAAGAAGAAATTTCGCAAGCAGTCGACCGTTTTGACCCGCAATTGTTAACGGACTTAACTGAAGCTGCGGCGAATATTCGGAAGTACCATGAAAGTCAGCAACAACAAGGCTACCGTTTAGATAACGATGATGGTTCGTATGTTGCACAGCGTGTTACAGCTATCGAGTCAGCTGGACTTTACGTACCAGGTGGCACAGCTGCATATCCTTCATCTGTGTTGATGAACGTCATTCCGGCACAAGTAGCAGGCGTATCACGCATTGTCTTAATTTCACCACCGAGTAAAGACGGCACATTGTCTGACGGAGTACTCGCATCGGCTCATATTCTTGGCATTACAGAAGTTTATAAATCAGGTGGTGCCCAAGCAATCGCAGCTTTAGCATACGGCACGGAATCTATCGCACCCGTTGATAAAATTACCGGTCCGGGCAATATTTTTGTTGCGCTTGCTAAACGAGAAGTGAATGGTGACGTGGCGATTGATATGATTGCTGGACCAAGTGAAATCGCGATAATTGCGGATGATTCCGCATATGCTGATGAAGTGGCAGCTGATTTATTGTCACAAGCAGAACATGATCCGATGGCGAGCGCTGTGTTATTAACGACTAGCGAACAATTGGCTGATGCGGTTTCTAAAGAAGTAAAGCGTCAATTAGCAAACTTGCCTCGTCAAGCCATTGCGAGTCCAGCGATGATAAATCACAGCATGATTTATCTAGGGCAAACGGTAGAAGAGCTGATTACAGCCGCCAATCAACTAGCGCCTGAACATTTGGAAATTATGACAGAAGATGCAGAATCAGTCGCGGAGAAGATTCGCCACGCCGGTGCCATTTTTATCGGAAGGTTTTCGTCTGAACCAATTGGCGATTATTTTGCAGGAACGAATCACGTATTGCCAACAAACAGCACGGCACGTTTTTCGAGTGCTTTATCTGTTTATGATTTTATTAAAAGAACCAGCATTATCCGTTATAGCGAACAGGCTTGGCAAAACAATAAAGAAAAAATTGCTCGTCTAGCACGTCTTGAAGGATTAGAAGGCCATGCGCGTGCAGTCGAATCGCGGTCGTGGGAAAAGGGGAACCGATTATGA
- the hisG gene encoding ATP phosphoribosyltransferase — protein MDALTIAMPKGRIFEEAYELLVKAGYDLPKELDDSRKLIVEAPNENIRFILAKPMDVPAYVEHGVVDIGIAGKDVMLEHDRDVYELLDLGISRCYIATAGMPDTPMNKVSPRVATKYPKVASQYYRGKGEQVEIIELNGSIELAPMIGLADRIVDIVSTGKTLKENGLVEYEKIVDITSRLIANPVSYRLKQKRITELVERLRKQAIL, from the coding sequence ATGGATGCATTAACGATTGCCATGCCCAAAGGGAGAATATTTGAAGAAGCTTATGAATTATTAGTAAAAGCAGGCTATGATTTGCCAAAAGAACTCGATGATTCACGAAAATTGATCGTCGAAGCACCCAATGAAAATATTCGTTTTATTCTTGCCAAACCAATGGATGTTCCAGCTTATGTCGAACATGGAGTTGTAGACATTGGCATTGCTGGAAAAGATGTGATGCTTGAGCATGACCGAGATGTTTATGAATTATTAGATCTTGGTATCAGCCGCTGTTATATCGCAACTGCAGGTATGCCGGACACGCCGATGAATAAAGTATCTCCGCGTGTTGCGACTAAGTACCCGAAAGTAGCGTCGCAATATTATCGTGGCAAAGGCGAGCAAGTCGAAATCATCGAATTAAACGGTTCGATTGAATTGGCGCCAATGATTGGTTTAGCGGATCGTATTGTGGATATTGTCTCTACTGGTAAAACATTAAAAGAAAATGGCTTAGTTGAATACGAAAAAATTGTCGACATCACGTCACGTTTGATTGCAAATCCTGTAAGTTATCGCTTAAAGCAAAAACGCATTACAGAGCTAGTAGAAAGACTGAGAAAGCAGGCCATTTTATGA
- the hisZ gene encoding ATP phosphoribosyltransferase regulatory subunit has product MTIQMFEKPLGMRDDFPFIAKKKAELRTNGTSIIQQAGYDLLQTPTLEYYETIGKISAIADNALFKLLDSQGETLVLRPDMTSPIARVAASKLLKEKMPVRLGYYSNVFRAQKREGGRPAEFEQMGVELIGDDSLYADAEVIILAWTILKNLDIESSRFVIGHTQLLQLILEDFGLDQQQIEQVRSAFVSKNSVGFESLVHQLPIEASSRESFIGLMSTSTVEEWQQWIDPHNAKQSSLFEDMKKLKTILERSGLADAVTYDLSFNSHMTYYTGLVFEVYATGSGFPLGNGGRYDGLMKQFGLEVGATGFGLRVDRLLELISAVSEQQDHTLILFDEQHEERAYDEAQNLRQQGTRVTLQFAPAVMALDEFSKHFSKVLRLEGVK; this is encoded by the coding sequence ATGACTATACAAATGTTCGAGAAACCACTAGGCATGAGAGATGATTTCCCATTTATCGCAAAAAAGAAAGCGGAACTCCGTACAAATGGAACGTCTATTATTCAACAGGCAGGCTATGATTTGCTGCAAACACCTACTTTAGAATATTACGAAACCATCGGTAAAATTTCAGCAATTGCTGATAATGCGTTGTTTAAATTACTAGACAGCCAAGGTGAAACCTTGGTATTACGTCCAGATATGACTTCACCCATTGCACGCGTCGCTGCATCTAAGCTACTAAAAGAAAAGATGCCGGTACGACTTGGCTATTATTCAAATGTTTTTCGCGCTCAAAAACGTGAAGGGGGACGTCCAGCTGAGTTTGAACAGATGGGCGTTGAGTTGATTGGCGATGACTCTTTATATGCAGATGCAGAAGTTATTATTTTGGCATGGACCATTTTAAAAAATCTAGATATTGAGTCTAGCCGCTTTGTTATTGGACATACCCAATTATTGCAGTTGATTTTAGAGGATTTCGGTTTGGATCAGCAGCAAATTGAACAAGTTCGCAGTGCTTTCGTTTCCAAAAACAGTGTAGGCTTTGAAAGCTTGGTTCACCAGTTACCTATAGAAGCTTCTAGTCGAGAATCATTTATTGGTTTGATGTCCACTTCTACTGTAGAAGAATGGCAGCAATGGATTGATCCTCATAACGCCAAACAAAGTTCTTTATTCGAAGATATGAAAAAGCTGAAAACCATATTGGAGCGCAGCGGCTTAGCAGACGCGGTAACGTATGATTTGTCGTTTAACAGCCATATGACCTATTACACTGGCTTAGTATTTGAAGTGTATGCAACGGGCAGTGGGTTTCCACTTGGCAACGGGGGACGTTATGACGGATTAATGAAGCAATTTGGATTAGAGGTTGGTGCAACCGGCTTTGGTTTACGTGTAGATCGTTTACTAGAACTGATTTCAGCTGTTTCCGAACAACAAGACCATACATTAATCTTATTTGATGAACAACACGAAGAGCGTGCCTATGATGAAGCACAAAATCTTCGTCAGCAAGGAACCCGAGTCACATTGCAATTTGCACCAGCGGTTATGGCTCTTGACGAATTTAGTAAACATTTCAGCAAGGTTCTAAGATTGGAAGGTGTGAAGTAA
- a CDS encoding acyltransferase, protein MRDTQRHFVEGPNSLWHIYKTVPFWKVAKNFLVIQTARYTPFLPMKNWLYKTFLHMKIGKHSSFALMVMPDVMFPEKITVGENTVIGYNTTILAHEYLIDEYRLGDVVIGNRVMIGANTTILPGITIGNGAIVSAATLVHKDVPAGAFVGGNPMNIIYTAEQMAERQAKS, encoded by the coding sequence ATGAGAGACACACAACGGCATTTTGTGGAAGGGCCTAATTCACTTTGGCATATTTACAAAACAGTGCCATTCTGGAAAGTTGCCAAAAATTTCCTAGTGATTCAAACGGCTAGATATACGCCGTTTTTGCCTATGAAAAATTGGCTGTATAAAACGTTTCTCCATATGAAAATTGGAAAACACTCATCTTTTGCGTTGATGGTCATGCCGGATGTTATGTTTCCGGAGAAAATAACGGTTGGAGAAAACACCGTAATCGGTTACAATACAACGATTCTTGCACATGAATATTTAATAGATGAATATCGACTTGGCGACGTAGTGATCGGAAACCGCGTCATGATTGGAGCAAACACTACGATTTTGCCCGGCATCACGATTGGAAACGGCGCAATTGTTTCCGCTGCCACGCTCGTCCATAAAGATGTGCCAGCTGGAGCTTTTGTCGGCGGAAATCCGATGAATATTATTTATACAGCTGAACAAATGGCAGAGCGCCAAGCAAAATCCTGA
- the ppaX gene encoding pyrophosphatase PpaX, translating into MTAKKINTLLFDFDGTLLDTNELIIQTFLAVLGEHYPGRFDRQDALDFIGPSLTQTFAAIDPDRVEELTVQYRALNRTLHDELVEEYDGVAETLRLLKAQGMKMAIVSTKRSDTIRHGLKLMGVNDVFDVLVGLDHVTNPKPNPEPLHLALEQLGASHDEALMIGDNSHDIEGGKNAGVRTAGVAWSAKGEEFLASFNPDFMLQHISDLLELTKEAVK; encoded by the coding sequence ATGACTGCAAAAAAAATAAATACGCTATTATTCGATTTTGACGGAACTTTGCTCGATACCAATGAATTAATCATTCAAACTTTCTTAGCCGTCCTTGGTGAACATTATCCTGGTCGCTTTGATCGTCAAGATGCACTGGATTTTATCGGCCCATCGTTAACACAAACATTTGCAGCGATTGATCCGGACCGCGTGGAAGAGCTGACTGTTCAATACCGCGCGCTCAATCGTACGTTGCACGATGAACTAGTCGAAGAATATGATGGTGTCGCAGAAACCTTACGTTTACTGAAAGCGCAAGGAATGAAAATGGCAATTGTCTCGACAAAAAGAAGTGACACAATACGTCATGGCTTGAAGCTAATGGGCGTTAACGATGTGTTTGATGTGTTGGTTGGTCTGGATCATGTCACAAACCCAAAACCAAATCCAGAGCCCTTGCATTTGGCATTAGAGCAATTAGGTGCGTCTCACGATGAAGCCTTAATGATTGGTGACAATTCCCACGATATCGAAGGTGGTAAAAATGCAGGAGTTCGAACTGCGGGCGTGGCGTGGTCTGCAAAAGGAGAAGAATTCTTAGCCAGTTTTAATCCGGACTTTATGTTGCAGCATATTAGTGATTTACTGGAATTAACTAAAGAGGCTGTAAAATGA